A window of Desulfobacterales bacterium contains these coding sequences:
- a CDS encoding acetate--CoA ligase family protein — MDILQNAYKNRKRSLSEYESKQVLASYGIAVTREYLAKNETEMRDAAARIGYPVVLKGCDAELAHKSEKGVVRVDIRNEAEAESAYAEICDAMAAGGAGDVLVQEYLGGRRELVAGMIRDPGFGPSVMFGLGGILTEILNDLVFRIAPIERADALEMMDEIRGSRILDAVRGMEAADRGALADILVAIGLIGLDHPEIKEIDINPLIIFNGKPVAVDAMIGLAIKEGSQE, encoded by the coding sequence ATGGACATCCTGCAAAACGCCTATAAAAACCGCAAACGCAGCCTTTCTGAATATGAATCCAAGCAGGTATTGGCCTCCTATGGGATTGCCGTCACCCGGGAATATCTGGCAAAAAATGAAACCGAAATGCGGGATGCCGCAGCACGCATCGGCTATCCTGTCGTACTAAAGGGCTGTGACGCGGAACTGGCCCATAAATCCGAAAAAGGCGTTGTCCGCGTGGATATCCGAAATGAAGCCGAGGCCGAATCGGCGTATGCAGAAATTTGCGATGCCATGGCGGCAGGCGGGGCGGGCGATGTGCTGGTGCAGGAGTATCTGGGCGGCCGGCGGGAGCTGGTGGCGGGTATGATTCGCGACCCTGGGTTCGGTCCGTCCGTGATGTTCGGCCTGGGCGGGATACTGACCGAGATTTTAAATGACTTGGTTTTCCGTATTGCCCCCATTGAGCGGGCTGACGCCCTGGAGATGATGGATGAGATCCGCGGAAGCCGGATCCTGGATGCGGTGCGCGGCATGGAGGCCGCGGATCGGGGGGCGCTTGCCGACATCCTGGTGGCCATCGGCCTCATAGGGCTTGACCATCCGGAAATAAAAGAGATTGACATTAATCCGCTGATTATCTTCAACGGCAAGCCGGTGGCGGTGGATGCGATGATCGGGCTTGCGATAAAAGAAGGGTCTCAGGAATAG
- a CDS encoding YceI family protein translates to MKSKLQITLTVVLLVLFLAGFASGEEQKWKIDKNHSSIYFDVRHTYVTVRGMFKGFRGNIQFDPENKDAGRVEFEVDTASIDTNIVKRDNHLRSGDFFNASKHPLMTFKSTNVKHVSDNQYMVEGDFTIKDVTREIAVPFTYFGIRDNPLKKGEQVAGFEGEFTINRLDYTVGNGKFAEMGVIGEEVSIIVALEMLRDK, encoded by the coding sequence ATGAAAAGCAAACTTCAGATCACCCTTACCGTTGTTTTACTTGTACTTTTCCTGGCAGGCTTTGCCTCTGGGGAGGAGCAGAAATGGAAGATCGATAAGAACCACTCCAGCATTTATTTTGATGTGCGCCACACCTATGTCACCGTGCGGGGTATGTTTAAAGGTTTCAGGGGCAATATCCAGTTTGATCCGGAGAACAAGGATGCCGGCCGTGTTGAGTTTGAAGTCGATACGGCAAGCATTGATACCAATATCGTCAAGCGGGACAATCACCTGCGGTCCGGGGATTTTTTCAATGCCTCCAAACATCCTTTAATGACTTTTAAGAGCACGAACGTTAAGCATGTATCGGATAACCAATACATGGTAGAAGGCGATTTCACCATCAAGGATGTGACCAGGGAAATCGCCGTGCCGTTCACCTATTTCGGCATCCGGGATAACCCGCTTAAGAAGGGCGAGCAGGTGGCCGGATTCGAGGGGGAATTTACCATCAACCGGCTGGATTACACCGTGGGCAATGGGAAATTTGCCGAAATGGGGGTTATCGGCGAAGAGGTCAGCATCATCGTGGCCCTGGAGATGTTGAGGGATAAATAG
- a CDS encoding J domain-containing protein, producing the protein MYIARKRIKGHTHYYLRQSFDDGGGLKSRDLFYLGRDPADYVVYPDDGHAFYFHEDMCDGLSEIGVEPDNDELERVFFPYLDPETQRVIEGFAHAGMTRRDQQRLREHVTRAEKTDFHLFDRRRMHYLRFVEMDQSGIERAPKKIYRDLLDKSRDEIEQYLMEMENKVLGAKEKKAYPYVIFNVAGHFTSMISREYPQALDQEKVDACFLEEVCRLNADADFWGDLGCTDRLNDYMIRYVCWFFDNDFGESRYLEDMIWEWIARKRRARQPAPQHRMKEEEAVSLMGINEQSVAGMTVKTLTRQYWQMARKYHPDKGGDHETFIKLNRAFEQLLRRVKSGKRPERFTARHG; encoded by the coding sequence ATGTATATTGCAAGAAAACGCATCAAAGGCCATACTCACTATTATCTTCGGCAAAGCTTTGATGACGGCGGAGGTTTAAAAAGCCGGGATCTTTTTTACCTGGGCCGTGATCCGGCGGACTATGTGGTTTACCCGGATGACGGCCATGCCTTTTATTTTCATGAGGATATGTGCGACGGGCTTTCGGAAATCGGGGTGGAACCGGACAATGATGAACTGGAGCGGGTCTTTTTTCCGTACCTGGATCCGGAAACCCAGCGGGTGATCGAGGGGTTCGCCCATGCGGGCATGACCCGCAGGGATCAGCAGCGCCTGCGGGAGCATGTGACACGGGCGGAAAAAACGGATTTTCACCTTTTTGACAGGCGAAGGATGCATTATCTGCGCTTTGTTGAAATGGATCAGTCGGGCATCGAACGGGCGCCCAAAAAGATCTACCGGGATCTGCTTGATAAATCCCGGGACGAGATCGAACAATACCTCATGGAAATGGAGAATAAGGTTTTGGGGGCCAAGGAGAAAAAAGCCTACCCATACGTTATCTTCAATGTGGCCGGTCACTTTACCAGCATGATTTCGCGCGAGTATCCCCAGGCGCTGGATCAGGAAAAGGTGGATGCCTGTTTTCTGGAAGAGGTCTGCCGGCTGAATGCGGATGCGGATTTTTGGGGGGACCTGGGCTGCACCGATCGGTTGAATGATTACATGATCCGCTATGTGTGCTGGTTTTTTGATAACGATTTCGGCGAGAGTCGTTATCTGGAGGATATGATCTGGGAGTGGATAGCCCGAAAGCGGAGAGCCCGGCAGCCGGCGCCGCAGCACCGGATGAAGGAGGAAGAGGCGGTCTCCCTTATGGGAATAAATGAGCAGTCGGTTGCCGGAATGACCGTTAAAACGCTGACCCGCCAGTACTGGCAGATGGCCCGTAAGTATCATCCGGATAAAGGGGGGGATCATGAGACCTTTATCAAGTTGAACCGGGCCTTTGAGCAGCTGCTGCGCCGCGTCAAATCCGGCAAAAGACCGGAGCGTTTTACCGCACGGCACGGATAA
- a CDS encoding polysaccharide deacetylase family protein produces the protein MTPELGHFRKRAALVSIHDVMPKNLPQVLAILRFLEARAVFPVTLLVVPGCQWSKNDINQLKSLQASGYELAGHGWQHRAKRIASAWHRLHGMVISRNEAEHLSLSEDEIIHIITDSYSWFRQNSLAAPILYVPPAWAMGRIGKKKLKTLPFRLYETQAGVYNAAADRMLYLPVTGYMADTRFRVKAIRTTNLINQYVFRGPLRIAIHPQDLNLGLVRDLKNHLARFQIFLSYTPLSG, from the coding sequence ATGACGCCCGAACTCGGACATTTCCGTAAGCGCGCCGCCCTGGTTTCAATCCATGATGTGATGCCAAAAAACCTGCCGCAGGTTTTGGCCATCCTCCGGTTTCTTGAGGCGCGGGCGGTTTTTCCGGTAACCCTGCTGGTGGTGCCCGGCTGCCAGTGGTCGAAAAATGATATTAACCAGTTAAAGTCGCTTCAGGCATCCGGTTATGAACTGGCCGGCCATGGCTGGCAGCACCGGGCCAAAAGGATTGCCTCCGCGTGGCATCGGCTGCACGGGATGGTCATTTCCAGAAATGAGGCCGAGCACCTATCCCTTTCTGAAGATGAAATTATTCATATTATTACCGACTCTTATTCCTGGTTTCGTCAGAACAGCCTGGCGGCGCCCATCCTCTATGTGCCGCCTGCCTGGGCCATGGGGCGCATAGGAAAGAAAAAACTAAAAACCCTGCCTTTTCGGCTTTATGAAACCCAGGCCGGCGTCTATAACGCGGCGGCTGACCGGATGCTTTACCTGCCGGTGACCGGCTACATGGCCGATACCCGTTTCCGGGTAAAGGCAATAAGGACTACCAATCTCATCAATCAGTATGTTTTCCGCGGCCCCTTACGCATCGCCATTCACCCGCAAGATCTCAATTTAGGCCTTGTCCGGGATTTGAAAAACCACCTGGCGAGGTTTCAAATCTTTTTATCCTACACCCCGCTCTCGGGATAG
- a CDS encoding glycosyltransferase: MPSFKDATGDADMAEIDEKRLRVLFLSDAIASRNGVGSYYADLVDHLADYIDHAELLSPGAAPEAYAHELTFPLPGDPTQRLYLPKVGWIWQRIKSVCPDVIVIPTPGPYGLIGLAIARYLSIPLCAGYHTQYDKLTDIYWTSVFSGFSRFYMKSLNWMFFKSSAVVVGNSGEMIAGALADGAQNTEMVGTPIAKPFLEPPFSPMSSKFASVCYAGRLALEKNIRDILEAARRFPHIRFTIAGDGPLRAEVEKAADTAPNIEYVGWVSRDGVKQVIDSAEMLLLPSKVEAFGTIALEAMARRRLVLVSENCGILNWPDLAPGVYAMAPDEDLFDAIFRISRKSLSERLEKAETGHQAAARFNHQTVRQWVDLLARIAGEALK, translated from the coding sequence ATGCCTTCTTTTAAAGACGCCACAGGCGATGCGGATATGGCGGAAATCGACGAAAAACGGCTCCGGGTGCTGTTTTTATCAGATGCCATAGCGAGCCGCAACGGCGTGGGATCGTATTATGCGGATCTGGTCGATCATCTGGCCGACTATATCGATCATGCCGAGCTATTGAGCCCAGGCGCCGCTCCCGAGGCCTATGCCCATGAGCTCACATTTCCGCTGCCCGGCGACCCGACCCAGCGGCTGTATCTGCCAAAGGTCGGCTGGATCTGGCAGCGGATCAAATCGGTTTGCCCGGATGTGATCGTCATTCCCACGCCCGGCCCCTATGGGCTCATCGGATTGGCCATTGCCAGGTATCTGAGTATTCCTTTGTGTGCCGGCTACCACACTCAGTATGATAAGCTGACCGATATTTATTGGACTTCTGTATTCAGCGGTTTCAGCCGGTTTTACATGAAGTCCCTGAACTGGATGTTTTTTAAATCCAGCGCCGTTGTGGTGGGAAACAGCGGGGAAATGATTGCCGGTGCATTGGCGGACGGGGCGCAGAACACGGAAATGGTGGGTACCCCTATTGCCAAACCGTTTTTGGAGCCCCCTTTTTCGCCCATGTCTTCGAAATTTGCTTCTGTCTGTTACGCCGGCCGGCTGGCGCTTGAAAAAAATATCCGGGACATACTTGAGGCCGCCCGACGGTTCCCGCATATCCGGTTTACCATCGCAGGCGACGGACCGCTCCGGGCGGAAGTGGAAAAAGCGGCTGACACCGCGCCCAATATTGAATACGTCGGCTGGGTATCCAGGGACGGGGTCAAGCAGGTGATTGACAGCGCTGAGATGCTGCTGCTGCCGTCAAAAGTGGAGGCCTTCGGCACCATTGCCCTTGAGGCCATGGCCCGGCGGCGCCTGGTCCTGGTATCAGAGAACTGCGGAATTTTAAACTGGCCGGATCTGGCCCCCGGGGTTTATGCCATGGCGCCTGATGAGGATTTGTTTGATGCCATTTTCCGGATTTCAAGAAAAAGCCTTTCCGAGCGGCTTGAGAAGGCGGAAACCGGCCATCAGGCAGCCGCCCGATTTAATCATCAAACCGTGCGCCAGTGGGTGGACTTGCTCGCCCGTATTGCCGGCGAAGCCCTGAAATGA
- a CDS encoding sulfotransferase: MAPSVLLKNLLISYKTFFRLFWKTFFRSRDTQARLTVRRFLVMAGFFPLLFFVQTMHWIGFILDDILFRKYRSVEVREPVFIVGVPRSGTTFLHRVLANDSERFTTLTLWELILAPSVTERKFWLGLGRMDQWIGAPFARLIKWLERRVFASLDNIHQISLSDPEEDYFALVPIYACFIMILPFPFPEELGYLAFFDDKATDADKDRIMAFYKSCLKRHLYARGTDKIFFSKNVSFSPMVDALKQTFPDSRIIGTVRSPLAAIPSHISSMMAGAEIFDNDTRGHEFRDQMIAVQRYAYTHMMERLAAMPEDRQMIVRMEDLKDRLESVVRTIYDRLGYGMAPAFAAYIQNQDARQKKYQSGHKYDMSAYDLTDAMIYEQFSDVFDEFGYNPPEPDTATEN; encoded by the coding sequence ATGGCACCTTCTGTTTTACTCAAAAATCTGCTTATCAGTTACAAAACATTTTTCCGGCTGTTCTGGAAAACATTTTTCAGAAGCCGGGATACCCAGGCGCGGTTGACGGTCCGGCGATTTTTAGTGATGGCCGGGTTTTTTCCTTTACTTTTTTTTGTCCAGACGATGCACTGGATCGGATTTATCCTGGATGACATTCTGTTTCGGAAATATCGGTCTGTCGAGGTTCGGGAACCGGTATTTATCGTTGGCGTGCCGCGGAGCGGCACCACGTTTCTCCACCGGGTACTGGCCAATGACAGTGAACGCTTCACCACGCTGACCCTATGGGAGCTTATCCTCGCGCCGTCGGTTACTGAGCGCAAATTCTGGCTGGGCCTCGGCCGCATGGATCAATGGATCGGCGCGCCGTTTGCGCGCCTCATCAAATGGCTGGAGCGCCGGGTGTTCGCGAGCCTGGATAATATCCATCAGATTTCGCTCTCTGACCCGGAGGAGGATTATTTTGCGCTGGTTCCCATATACGCTTGTTTTATAATGATCCTGCCATTTCCGTTTCCGGAGGAATTGGGGTATCTGGCCTTTTTTGATGACAAGGCCACTGATGCGGATAAAGACCGGATCATGGCGTTTTACAAATCCTGCCTCAAGCGGCACTTATACGCACGGGGGACGGATAAAATTTTTTTTTCTAAGAACGTTTCATTCTCTCCTATGGTTGATGCGCTCAAGCAAACCTTTCCGGACAGCCGGATCATCGGCACGGTGCGCAGCCCCTTAGCCGCCATCCCGTCCCATATCAGCTCCATGATGGCGGGGGCGGAGATTTTCGACAATGATACACGGGGCCATGAATTCCGGGATCAGATGATTGCGGTCCAGCGCTACGCGTATACCCATATGATGGAGCGGCTGGCCGCAATGCCCGAAGACCGGCAGATGATCGTCCGGATGGAGGATCTTAAGGACCGGCTGGAAAGTGTGGTCCGAACCATTTATGATCGCCTGGGGTATGGGATGGCGCCGGCATTTGCGGCCTATATCCAAAATCAGGATGCGCGCCAGAAAAAGTACCAAAGCGGCCACAAGTATGATATGTCCGCATACGACCTCACAGACGCCATGATTTATGAACAGTTTTCAGATGTGTTTGACGAGTTCGGCTATAATCCGCCTGAGCCTGATACCGCCACGGAAAATTAG
- a CDS encoding acyl-CoA synthetase, with protein sequence MSEEFIIRGLEDIRELEKIPYSERIPEKSTIEILEKGAAKNPGKTAISFLLNGDSYDQPIEIPYQTLIGRIRQAANMFHDLGVGPTDVVTYVLPNLPQTHYVLWGAEAAGIANPINPLLEAGTIRDICRAAQTRVLVTMGNVQGIDMWPKIDSIRKEIPTLEYVIQIMGEANEAENIINFDEAIEKYPSDKYTFDRRIDPDDIASLYHTGGTTGTPKLARRSHYNEVAMSWDLMVMGGLTEETTLMCGLPLFHCNGTLVTGLAPFSYGGHVVMLSPMGYRDQSIMKNFYKIVEKYRAETFSCVPTILSVLLDLPTEGVDISSLKYVICGAAPLSVELFKRFESHTGIKILEGYGLTEGAVASAINPKDGERKVGSIGIRMPYQSLKIAVLDDEGNYVRDAETNEIGVVAIKGPTIFKGYVEEVHNQGIWLPGDYFNTGDLGRMDADGYVFLTGRKKELIIRGGHNIDPAMIEEPIYKMPNIKMVAAVSRPDPHAGEVPVAYVEVAEGAEIDEEKIMQWARENVGERAAVPKEVVITPQIPLTPVGKIFKPALRWDATKRAYEQELEALGDMVESVNVEVGEDKVHGTKVKIRVKPAAGHDLAAIKDKIAEILARYTLYYEVEEM encoded by the coding sequence ATGAGTGAAGAATTTATTATCCGCGGCCTGGAAGACATCCGAGAGCTTGAGAAAATCCCTTATTCCGAACGAATTCCGGAAAAAAGCACCATCGAAATCCTGGAAAAGGGGGCGGCCAAAAATCCGGGCAAGACCGCGATCAGTTTTTTGTTAAACGGCGATTCCTATGATCAGCCCATTGAGATTCCCTATCAGACCCTGATCGGCCGGATTCGCCAGGCAGCCAATATGTTCCATGACCTGGGGGTGGGCCCCACGGATGTGGTTACCTATGTGCTGCCCAATCTGCCGCAGACCCACTATGTGCTCTGGGGGGCGGAGGCCGCCGGCATTGCCAACCCCATAAATCCCCTCCTGGAGGCGGGCACCATCCGGGATATCTGCAGGGCGGCCCAGACCAGGGTGCTGGTGACCATGGGCAACGTGCAGGGCATTGATATGTGGCCGAAGATCGATTCCATCCGCAAGGAGATTCCCACCCTGGAGTATGTCATCCAGATTATGGGCGAGGCCAATGAGGCGGAAAATATCATCAACTTTGACGAGGCCATCGAAAAATACCCATCTGACAAGTATACATTCGACCGCCGCATCGATCCGGATGACATCGCCTCGCTATACCATACGGGCGGCACCACCGGCACGCCGAAGCTGGCCCGCCGAAGCCATTACAACGAGGTGGCCATGTCGTGGGATCTGATGGTGATGGGCGGGCTGACCGAGGAGACGACCCTGATGTGCGGTCTACCCCTGTTTCACTGCAACGGCACTCTGGTGACAGGGCTTGCTCCCTTTTCCTATGGCGGGCATGTGGTGATGCTATCGCCCATGGGCTACCGGGATCAGAGCATTATGAAGAATTTTTATAAAATTGTTGAAAAATACCGCGCGGAGACCTTCTCCTGTGTGCCGACCATCCTTTCCGTGCTGCTGGATCTCCCCACAGAGGGGGTGGATATATCTTCTCTGAAATATGTGATTTGCGGGGCTGCTCCTTTAAGTGTGGAGCTCTTCAAGCGCTTTGAATCGCATACCGGCATCAAGATCCTGGAGGGCTATGGCTTGACCGAGGGGGCGGTGGCCTCGGCCATCAACCCCAAGGATGGCGAGCGAAAAGTCGGCAGCATCGGGATCCGGATGCCTTATCAGTCGTTAAAGATCGCTGTTTTGGATGATGAGGGCAATTATGTCCGCGATGCCGAGACCAATGAGATCGGGGTGGTGGCTATCAAAGGCCCCACGATTTTTAAAGGCTATGTCGAAGAGGTCCATAATCAGGGGATCTGGCTGCCGGGCGACTATTTCAATACCGGCGATCTGGGCCGGATGGATGCGGATGGCTATGTCTTTCTCACCGGCCGGAAAAAGGAGCTGATCATCCGGGGCGGCCATAATATTGATCCGGCCATGATCGAGGAGCCGATTTACAAGATGCCAAATATCAAAATGGTGGCCGCGGTGAGCCGGCCGGACCCGCATGCCGGTGAAGTGCCGGTGGCCTATGTGGAAGTGGCCGAGGGCGCAGAAATTGACGAAGAAAAAATCATGCAGTGGGCCAGGGAAAATGTCGGCGAGCGGGCGGCGGTGCCTAAAGAGGTGGTGATTACCCCCCAAATCCCATTGACGCCGGTGGGCAAGATATTCAAGCCGGCGCTTCGGTGGGATGCCACCAAGCGCGCCTATGAGCAGGAGCTTGAAGCCCTGGGGGATATGGTCGAATCTGTTAACGTGGAAGTCGGCGAAGACAAGGTGCATGGCACAAAAGTCAAGATCCGGGTAAAACCCGCGGCCGGCCATGACCTGGCGGCCATCAAGGATAAGATCGCCGAGATTCTCGCTCGGTATACTCTGTATTACGAAGTCGAGGAGATGTAA
- a CDS encoding long-chain-fatty-acid--CoA ligase, whose protein sequence is MKMNIGGFLTKRAVLSPKKEALVLGDVRLNYQQLNQRCNRFVNSIGQLGVGSGDRVAMLALNEPEFFDLYFGLGKIGAIMVPLNHRLAGPEIQYILNDCGAKVLIFSQEFASVVEAIKDEIPCEHLVALMESPPEYASSYQKLTAGASDKEPEITCGDEDTLTILYTSGTTGRPKGAELTHNGYFGTSVTLRATFGDIGEVLLMPLPLFHIGGLAPVPMCVHFGMKMVFQRAFEPKNFLELMGREKITWFGSVPAILMFLRQIPDFDKYDWHTVKMALVYAAPVPVSLIKEYAASGIEIRQLYGMTECTGPATVIDSENAIEKAGSCGPPFFHNEIRVVDMAGNDVAPDEMGEVLIAGTNLMKGYWNKPEATAETLKDGWLFSGDMGKMDEDGFLYIMDRKKDMIISGGENIYPAEIEDVLLSHPKIGDVAVIGFEDEKWGESIKAVVMIKEGEALTEQELIEWCQGKIGKFKIPKKVVFTDQVPRTPTGKILKRILRDQFN, encoded by the coding sequence ATGAAGATGAATATCGGCGGTTTTTTAACCAAGCGGGCGGTTCTGAGCCCTAAAAAAGAGGCGCTGGTATTGGGGGATGTGCGCCTGAATTACCAGCAGCTCAATCAGCGCTGCAACCGGTTCGTGAACTCCATCGGGCAGCTGGGCGTTGGCTCCGGGGACCGGGTGGCGATGCTGGCGTTAAACGAGCCCGAGTTTTTTGACCTCTATTTCGGGCTGGGAAAAATCGGCGCCATTATGGTGCCCCTCAATCATCGGTTGGCCGGGCCGGAAATCCAGTATATCCTAAACGACTGCGGGGCCAAAGTGCTGATATTCAGCCAGGAGTTTGCTTCCGTGGTTGAGGCCATAAAAGACGAGATCCCCTGCGAGCATCTGGTGGCCCTCATGGAAAGCCCGCCCGAATACGCCAGCTCTTATCAGAAGCTGACCGCCGGCGCCTCTGACAAGGAGCCTGAAATCACCTGCGGTGATGAGGATACCCTAACCATTCTTTATACCTCCGGCACCACCGGCCGGCCCAAAGGAGCGGAGCTTACGCATAACGGCTATTTCGGAACGTCCGTCACCCTGCGTGCCACCTTCGGGGATATCGGGGAGGTGCTTTTGATGCCCCTGCCGCTTTTTCACATCGGCGGACTTGCCCCTGTGCCCATGTGCGTGCATTTCGGCATGAAGATGGTGTTTCAGCGCGCGTTTGAGCCCAAGAATTTTCTTGAGCTGATGGGTCGGGAAAAGATAACCTGGTTCGGGTCAGTGCCGGCAATCCTCATGTTTCTGCGCCAGATTCCGGATTTTGACAAGTATGACTGGCATACGGTGAAAATGGCCCTTGTCTATGCCGCGCCTGTGCCGGTGTCGTTGATCAAGGAGTATGCCGCCTCGGGCATCGAGATCCGCCAGCTTTACGGGATGACCGAATGTACGGGGCCGGCCACGGTTATTGACAGCGAAAATGCCATTGAAAAAGCCGGCTCCTGCGGGCCGCCCTTTTTTCATAATGAGATCCGGGTGGTGGATATGGCGGGAAATGACGTGGCCCCCGATGAAATGGGCGAGGTGCTGATCGCCGGGACCAACCTGATGAAGGGCTACTGGAACAAGCCGGAGGCCACAGCGGAAACCCTGAAGGACGGATGGCTGTTCTCCGGTGATATGGGGAAAATGGACGAAGACGGATTCCTCTATATCATGGACCGCAAAAAAGATATGATCATCTCCGGGGGCGAGAATATCTATCCGGCTGAAATCGAGGATGTGCTGCTCAGTCACCCCAAAATCGGGGATGTGGCGGTGATCGGGTTTGAAGATGAGAAATGGGGGGAATCCATCAAGGCAGTGGTCATGATCAAGGAAGGTGAAGCCCTGACCGAGCAGGAACTCATCGAGTGGTGCCAGGGCAAAATCGGCAAATTCAAAATCCCCAAAAAGGTAGTGTTCACCGATCAAGTCCCGCGCACGCCCACCGGCAAAATCTTGAAGCGGATTCTGCGGGATCAGTTTAATTAA
- a CDS encoding acyl-CoA dehydrogenase family protein, producing the protein MDFAFTKEQQMFKKEIIRFAKKEIVPRVQEFDLKEAFDFESFKKLGDFGILGLHFPEAYGGSGADVVTTVLAGEALGEAGVDGGLTLAYGAHSFLCADTIYRHATEEQRKKYLPKLISGEWIGCMGLTEPDAGSDVASMKTTAEKKGDKYVLNGSKIFITNGPIADVAVVYAKTDPSQKHAGISAFIVEKGTKGFSAGAPLIKMGVRTSQTSELFFSNCEIPAENLLGQEGEGFNMSLQTVEWDRSALLAPFVGAAKYMLNECADYAKKREQFGRPIGKFQAIKHKLANIRIFAEASRSLAYKIAWCKDQGRPLNHLEAAVAKLFVGDWSMGPANDAMIVFGGYGFCHEYNMERIFRDSRLAPIGGGTSDIQKMIISKLI; encoded by the coding sequence ATGGACTTTGCCTTCACCAAAGAACAACAGATGTTTAAAAAGGAAATCATCCGGTTCGCCAAAAAAGAGATTGTCCCGCGGGTGCAGGAGTTTGATCTAAAAGAAGCATTCGATTTTGAGTCTTTCAAAAAACTCGGTGACTTCGGAATCCTTGGGCTTCATTTTCCGGAAGCATACGGCGGCTCCGGCGCGGATGTGGTCACCACGGTTTTGGCAGGTGAAGCCCTGGGCGAAGCCGGCGTGGACGGCGGCCTAACCCTGGCCTACGGGGCCCATTCATTCCTGTGCGCGGATACCATTTACCGGCATGCCACCGAAGAGCAGCGGAAAAAATACCTGCCCAAGCTGATCAGCGGCGAGTGGATCGGATGCATGGGGCTGACTGAACCGGACGCGGGCTCGGATGTGGCCTCTATGAAAACCACGGCCGAGAAAAAAGGCGATAAATACGTCTTAAACGGCAGCAAAATTTTCATCACCAACGGCCCGATTGCCGATGTCGCAGTGGTCTACGCCAAAACCGATCCCAGCCAGAAGCATGCCGGCATCTCGGCCTTTATCGTTGAAAAAGGCACCAAGGGGTTTTCCGCGGGTGCGCCGCTTATCAAAATGGGGGTCCGCACTTCGCAGACCTCGGAACTTTTTTTCAGCAACTGCGAGATTCCGGCGGAGAATCTGCTCGGCCAGGAGGGCGAGGGATTTAACATGTCGCTTCAGACCGTGGAATGGGACCGGAGTGCCCTTTTGGCCCCGTTTGTGGGCGCGGCCAAATACATGCTCAATGAGTGTGCGGATTACGCCAAAAAGCGCGAACAGTTCGGCCGCCCGATCGGGAAATTCCAGGCCATAAAGCATAAGCTGGCCAATATCCGCATTTTTGCCGAAGCCTCCCGGAGCCTGGCCTATAAAATCGCCTGGTGCAAAGACCAGGGGCGGCCGTTAAACCATCTGGAGGCGGCCGTGGCCAAGCTCTTTGTGGGTGACTGGTCCATGGGCCCGGCCAATGACGCCATGATAGTATTCGGGGGTTACGGGTTCTGCCATGAATACAACATGGAACGGATTTTCCGGGATTCCCGCCTGGCGCCCATCGGCGGCGGTACCTCGGATATCCAGAAAATGATTATTTCCAAACTCATCTAG